The following nucleotide sequence is from Dyella sp. BiH032.
CGATACCACTCGACGAAGTGGGCCACGCCCTCTTCCACCGACACCTTGGGCCGATACCCCACCGCTGCCGCCAGACTCGACACATCCGCCTCCGTCGCCGGCACATCGCCGGCCTGCAGCGGCAGCAGCTGCAGCGTCGCCTTGCGGCCCAGGCAGCGCTCCAGTACTTCGATGTAGCGCAGCAGCTCCACCGGCCGCTCGTTGCCGATGTTGTACAGGCGGTACGGCGCCACCCCGCTCGTGGCCGGGTCCGGGTGGTCGCCGCGCCACGCCGGGTCCTTGCCCGGCACCGTATCCAGCGCCCGTACCACCCCTTCGACGATGTCGTCGATGTAGGTGAAGCTGCGCTTGTGCCGGCCTTCGTTGAACACCGGGATCGGCTCCCCGGCCAGGATCGCCTTGGTGAACAGGAACAGCGCCATGTCCGGCCGGCCCCATGGGCCGTACACCGTGAAGAAGCGCAGCCCCGTGCACGGCAGCCCATACAGGTGCGCGTAGCTGTGCGCCATCTGCTCGTTGGCCTTCTTGGTCGCCGCGTACAAGGTCAGCGGATGCTCCGCCGAGCGGTGCTCGGAGAACGGCAGGTCCGTGTTGGCCCCGTACACCGAGCTGGTCGAGGCGTACACCAGGTGCTGCACGCCGTGGTGGCGACAGCCTTCCAGCACGTGCAGGAAGCCGGTGACGTTGCTGCTCACGTACACGTGCGGGTTCTTCGCCGCGTAGCGCACGCCCGCCTGCGCGGCCAGGTGCACCACGCGGTCGGGGCGGTGCTGCTCGAACACCCGCGCCATCGCCTCGCGGTCGGCCAGGTCCGCGTGCACGTGCGTGTAGCCGGCCTGCGCCTGCACCCGCGCCAACCGCGCCTGCTTCAGCGACACGTCGTAGTAGTCGTTGAGGTTGTCCACGCCCACCACCGTGTCGCCGCGCGCCAGCAGCTTCAGCGCCACGTGCGACCCGATGAACCCGGCCGTGCCGGTCACCAGCACCTTCATCACAGCCTCCCGTCCACCGCCTCGCGCGGCAGCACGTACTTCACGTCATAGACCACCGACGCCGGCTTGCCCAGCGCGCGGATGCCCTCCGCGCCCAGCGCCGCGAACTCCCGGTGGCCCACCGCCACGATCACCGCGTCGTAGCTGCCCGCATCCGGCGCGCCGATCGGTTCCAGCCCGTACTCGTGCGCCGCCTCGGCCGCGTCCACCCACGGGTCGTGCACGTCCACCTCGGCGTTGTAGCCGCGCAGCGCCTGCACGATGTCGATCACCCGCGTGTTGCGCAGGTCCGGGCAGTTCTCCTTGAACGCCAGGCCCAGCACCAGCACCTTCGCCCGCACCGGGTTGATGCCCTTGCGCACCATCAGCCGCACCACCTCGCCGGCCACGTACGGGCCCATGCCGTCGTTGGTGCGCCGGCCGGCCAGGATCACGTCCGGGTGGTGGCCCACCTCCTGCGCCTTGTGGGTCAGGTAGTACGGGTCCACGCTGATGCAGTGCCCGCCCACCAGGCCGGGCCGGAACGGCAGGAAGTTCCACTTCGTTCCCGCTGCCTGCAGCACTTCCAGCGTGTCGATGCCCAGCTTGTTGAACAGCATCGCCAGGTCGTTCACCAGCGCGATGTTCAGATCCCGCTGCGTGTTCTCGATCACCTTCGCCGCCTCGGCCACCTTGATGCTGCTGGCCCGGTGCGTGCCGGCGGTGATGATGCTGGAGTACAGCGCGTCCACGTAGCTGGCCGCTTCCGGCGTCGAGCCGGAGGTCACCTTCAGGATCGTCGTCACCCGGTGCTGCTTGTCGCCCGGGTTGATCCGCTCCGGGCTGTAGCCGGCGAAGAAGTCCTGGTTGAACGTGAGGCCCGAGCCCTGCTCCAGCAGCGGCACGCACACCTCTTCCGTGCAGCCCGGATATACCGTCGACTCGTACACCACGATGTCGCCGCGCTTGAGCACCTGGGCCAGCATCTCGCTGGCGCGCACCAGCGGCGTCAGGTCCGGCCGCTTGGCCGCGTCGATCGGCGTGGGCACCGTCACGATGTACACGTTGCGGTCGCGCAGGTCCTCCAGCCGGTCGCTGTAGCGCAGCCGCGTCGCCGCCGCCAGCTCTTCCGGCTCCACCTCCAGCGTCGCGTCCTTCCCCGCGCGCAGTTCCTCCACCCGCGCACTGCGGATGTCGAAGCCCACGGTGTCGTACTTCTTGCCGAACTCCACGGCCAGCGGGAGGCCGACGTAGCCCAGGCCGATGACCGCGATGCGGGCGTCTTCCAGATTCCCCATGTATGCGCCTTTGCACGTGGCGGCCACGCCGCCCGAGCGTGCAAGGCTAGCAGTACGTGCCCCTCGGCGCGCACGGCGTAACAGGCGCGTGACGGCCACTCGGCGGGCCGCTTTCGGCCGACCGCGACCTCACTTAAGTGGCATCGACAGTGTTCCGGCGCGCGGCCTAGCCTTCCGCTCGTCGCCCGCCCCTTCCACGAAGGCGCGAGCGGCGAGTAACGAGGGCACAAGCCTGTGCGCGTACGACCGGTCGGCGGCGCGCCGCGAGGCTCTTGTCGGCGAACCGGCCGGGCGTGTTCCGCACGGCGCCCTCGCTACTCGCCGCTCGCGCTTTCCGCGATGGCGGAAACGGCCATCGGTGAAAAGCCATAGACGGCACGGCGTAAAGGAATTCCGCACCGCGCGGCGCAGAATCGGCATCGAATCCCACACGGGATTCGCCGAAACCCGGCCAACGTTCCATCACCAGGGGGAGGTGGACACCATGCGCGATACATCGATCGCCCTCATCGAATTCCATTGGCTGTCGCCCGCACCGGTCCGCATGCGCAAGGTGGCCGCACCGCGCCGGCGCGTGCCGCCGCCTCCGACCACGGGCGGCTACCAGCTGCCGGGAGGCAGCTGGCGCGCGTTCGCCAGCGAGGAGATCTACTGCGGCTCGCCCATCGTGTTTTTGCACGTGATCCCCGACGAGGAAGCGCCGGCGCCGAGTGCCGTCTGGCATCGCATTCACTGAAGCCCCGTTTACGCGCCGTGCGGCACGACCGCACGGCGCGCTTCACTGCCGTACTGGCGATTTATGCGCCGGCTCGCTAAGCAGATTGTGATTATGTTTTTGCGATTTTCTCGCATTAACTTCCGATCAATCGATCCAATCCGCGTTAATGCGAAATCGGTATACGGAATAAGGTTTTTTCCAGTTGACCATCGCGATTATCTCCCCTACGTTCCGCCCGTCCGCCGCTGGGGGCGTGGCGGACGGTTCCGGGACGACGCGAACGGGAGGGAACGCGTCGGCCGCCTTTTCATCCGCCGGCGCCTCGACAGGACGCCAGGGCGTTTTCGCCGGCGGACCGAGGGAATCTGCACCAACCAAAACCGCCGCACGCGAGTGCGGTTTCCGTGCATGGGGCCACGCGCCGCATCGGGTTCGTGCGCCCTGAAAACCTACTGGGGAGTTAGTGCATGAAATCTCGTTTTTTCCATGTCGCCGCCGTCATCGGCCTGATGGGGCTCAGTGCCACCGCGGTGTTTGCTACGCAGGACGAAATACCGGGCTGGGAAAATCCGTTCGCGCCTTCCTATAACCACCCGTACCGCCATGGCGCGGTGCCGACGCGCGAAGCGTTCAGCCGGATGTCGCAGTACGCCTCGCAGCAGGCTCTGGCCGGCGTCACCAAGGTCAATACCAAGACCCTCGCTTACGGTGGCGGCATCGACGGCATCGGCGTCACCAGCGGCACGCCGAAGGTCTATCTCGTGGTGTACGGCAGTCAGTGGGGCACCGCCGGCACCGACGCCAGCGGCAACATGACGCTGTCGGGCGACGCCTACGGCGCGGTGCCCTACCTGCAGAAGATGTTCAAGGGCCTGGGCACGAACGGCGAGCTGTGGTCCGGCGTGATGACCCAGTACTGCGACGGCGCGCTCGCCAAGGGCGCGACCGCCTGCCCGACCAGCGGCGTGACCCACGTGGGCTACCCGTCAGGCGGCGCCACCCTGGCGGGCATCTGGTACGACAACTCGGTCGCCTCGCCCAGCAACGCCACCGCCGCCCAGCTCGCCCAGGAGGCGATCAATGCGGCCGCGCACTTCGGCAACACCACCGCCGCCTCCAACCGCTACGTGCAGTACGTGATCTTGTCGCCCAGCGGCACCCACCCGGATGGCTTCAACACCTCCAGCGGCCAGTTCTGCGCCTGGCATGACTACAACAAGGACGCGGGCGTGACTTCGCCGTACGGCGATATCGCCTTCACCAACATGCCCTATGTGCTCGACATGGGCGCCAGCTGCGGACAGAACTTCGTCAACAGCGGCTCGGCCGGCATGCTGGATGGCTTCTCCATCGTGGAAGGCCACGAATACGCCGAGACCATTACCGACCAGAACCCGGCCGGCGGCTGGACCAACCAGACCCGCTCGACCTACCGCGGCCAGGAGAATGCCGACGAGTGCGCATGGCTCAGCTCCGGCCAGGGCGCCAGCGCCAACGTCAGCATGAACACCGGCAGCTTCGCGATGCAGAGCACCTGGTCGAACGACACCAACCGTTGCGATATCTCGCACCCGATCGTCAACTGATCGGGGCACCCGGAAGCGCCGGGCGTCCGGCCTTCCGAGGCTTCGCACAGGGCCGCGCAAGCGGCCCTGTTTTTTTCCCCGATCGCACCGGCGGGCGCCGCTACCCGAGGACATCTCCCGCTGTTCAGGGGCCTCTTCACGAACCGTGCGCCCAGTCATCCCGGCCGCCCATCGCTTGGATCGTTCTGAATACTTCCGCGCGGACGCACCGCCGCGCGGCGGGCTATGATGCGGGCGCGTGCCAGGCCACAGGGAAGATCGGGAGGCCCGGCGCGCGCTCTGGGGGGCACCGGCTGGAGGGACAGGATGTTGGGCGGCATCGATCGAACACCCGTGACGACACCTGACGCGCTTGCGCGCGTCGCGGCGTGCACGGTGTGTAGCTTTCGCGCGGCGGCCGGCCCGGTTTTACGCTGATCATGCTTTTCGCCACGTCCGCGCGCATGCGATGGCGTGGCTTCGATGTGCGCCGCGGCGGCGCGATGAAACAGATGCCCGCCGGACGAAACAAGGAAGCGGTCATCCGCGCCACGGACAAGGAAGACCGATCCGGCCGGACTCAAAAAACGATGGCGTGGTCGCTTGCCATCCCACACGCTGACAGCGGTATCCACAGGGGGAATTCATGTCCGACATCATCCGGTTTCTCGAACGCATGGGCGCAGATGCGCAGTGGCGCCATGCGTCCGGAGAGACCTTGCAGCCGGCTTTGGACGATGCGCAGCTCGATGCCGAGCAGCGCGCCGCGATAGTCGCCGGCGACATGCCCGCGCTGCGGGCCTTGCTCGGCTGCCTGCCGCTCATGGCGGTGCAGCTGCCGGCCGAGGAAGAGGAAGAAGAGCAGGAAGACGAGGGCGAGGAGGCTCCCCCATCCGACAGCCTGCGGCGGGCGGCCGCGCTCGCGTGACAGCGCGCCCCGGCATGTGGCGCCGACTGCTCTTCGCCGCCGGGGCGTTATTCCTGGTGCCGTTCGCGGTGTCCTCGGCCGAGAACACCGCAGCGGCGCCGCAGCCCGCGCTGCTCGACGTCGCGGACAGCATCAAGACCTCCGACCACGGCACCTTCGTGAAGCTGCTGCAGCGGCTGGAACAGGACCTGCCGGGCCTGTCGCCGCAGCAGCAATGGCATCTGCGCTATCTGCTGGCCTGGGACGTTGCCTACGACGGCGATTACGCGCGCGCCAACCAATTGCTGGACCAAGTCATCGCACAAGGGGTCGATCCGACCCTGCGCTTCCGCGCCACGGCCACGTCGATGAACATCCTGGGCATCGGCCATCGCTACGAAGAGGCGTTCACCCGGCTGGACCGGCTGCTCGGCCAGCTGCCTGCCGTCACCGACAAGCGCGCGCGCCTGCAGGGCCTGGGCGAAGCCGCCCAGCTGCTGATGGCCGCCGGCCAGTACGAACTGGCCGCGCAGTATGCCGACCAGATGCTCCAGAACCTCCCGCCCGGCGAGGGCCCGTGCAAGGGCGCATTCTTCAAGGCCGAGGCCGCATACCGGCGTAGCCTTCCCGATGCGCGCAGGCTGGTGGACAAAGCCATCGCCCAGTGCGTTGCCGTCGGCGAGACCGTCTACGCCAATACGCTGCGCGCCGAGCTGGCCGCGGCGGACGTCGAGCAGGGCCACGCGGCCGCGGCGGCGGAGCTGCTGACGAAGCACTACGTCGATGTACAGCACGATCGCTATCAGACGCTGATCGCGCAGTTCGACGCCACCCTGGCCAAGGCGCACCTCAACCTCGGCAACTTGGCCGAAGCCCGGCGGCACGCGCTGTCGGCGGTCGAAAACAGCGTCCAGGGCGAATTCACCGAGCCGCTCGGCATGGCCTACCAGGTGCTCTACCAGGCCGCGCGCAAGCAGGGCGATCTGCCGACCGCACTCACCTATCTCGAAAAATTCATGGCCGCCGACAAGGGCTACCTGGACGACGTCACCGCCAAGGCGCTGGCCTACCAGGTGGTGAAGCAGCAGGTGCTGTCCGGGCGGATGCAGCTGGACGCGCTGAACAAGCAGAACCAGATCCTGCAGCTGCAGCAGGCGCTCGACCGCAAGGCAGTGGAGAACAGCCGCCTGTACATCGTGCTGCTGCTGATGGCGCTGGGCTTCATCGTGCTGTGGATCTTCCGCCTGAAGCGCTCGCAGCTGCGCTTCATGTGGCTGTCGCGGCTGGACAGCCTCACCGGCATCTGCAACCGCAAGCATTTCATCGAGGAGGCCGAACAGGCCCTGCAACTGGCGTCGCGGACGCGGCAGCCGGCGGCGCTGGTGATCATCGACCTCGATCATTTCAAGCAGATCAACGATACCTATGGCCATGGCGTGGGCGACCACGTGCTCAAGCAGACCGTGGCCGCGTGCCGGCCGCGGCTGGGCCCGCGCGACGTGTTCGGCCGCCTGGGTGGCGAAGAATTCGCCGTGCTGCTCCCCGATTGCCCGCCGGACCAGGCACTCGCCCGCGCCGAACGGCTGCGCGCGGCGATCGGCGCGCTTTCACCCGTCGAGGATGGCGAACTAAACGTGACGGCGAGTCTCGGCGTGGCCGTCACCGCGAGTCTGGGATACGACGTGAGCGAGCTGCTGGTGCGCGCCGACCACGCGCTGTACCGCGCCAAGAGCGAAGGCCGCAACCGTGTGGTCGCCGCATGGGCGGGCGCAGTGCCGGTGCGCACGGCGGTGGGCGAGGCGCGGCAGGCCCAGGCGACCCTTTAAAGACACCAGACACCGGAACGGAGCGATCTGCGCCATGTTCGACCTGAAGCCCATCGGCAAGGTGGCATCGCCCCTCGCCTCCCTTGCGGATGCGCCCCGCCAGGCCGACGAAGGTGCACCGGCGGCGTGGCTCGTGTTCGAGCCCGACATGCTCGAAGGCCTGCGCGACCTGAAGGTGGGCGACGAGGTGGTGGTGGTGACCTGGTTGGACCGCGCCAGACGCGACGTGCTGAGCGTGCGCCCGCGGGGCGACGCGAGCCGGCCGCCGGAAGGCGTGTTCAGCA
It contains:
- the tsaA gene encoding tRNA (N6-threonylcarbamoyladenosine(37)-N6)-methyltransferase TrmO, whose translation is MFDLKPIGKVASPLASLADAPRQADEGAPAAWLVFEPDMLEGLRDLKVGDEVVVVTWLDRARRDVLSVRPRGDASRPPEGVFSTRAPHRPNPIGLHHTTVLAIDGVRVQVTSLEALDGTPVIDLKPALAADVAQR
- a CDS encoding diguanylate cyclase; translation: MWRRLLFAAGALFLVPFAVSSAENTAAAPQPALLDVADSIKTSDHGTFVKLLQRLEQDLPGLSPQQQWHLRYLLAWDVAYDGDYARANQLLDQVIAQGVDPTLRFRATATSMNILGIGHRYEEAFTRLDRLLGQLPAVTDKRARLQGLGEAAQLLMAAGQYELAAQYADQMLQNLPPGEGPCKGAFFKAEAAYRRSLPDARRLVDKAIAQCVAVGETVYANTLRAELAAADVEQGHAAAAAELLTKHYVDVQHDRYQTLIAQFDATLAKAHLNLGNLAEARRHALSAVENSVQGEFTEPLGMAYQVLYQAARKQGDLPTALTYLEKFMAADKGYLDDVTAKALAYQVVKQQVLSGRMQLDALNKQNQILQLQQALDRKAVENSRLYIVLLLMALGFIVLWIFRLKRSQLRFMWLSRLDSLTGICNRKHFIEEAEQALQLASRTRQPAALVIIDLDHFKQINDTYGHGVGDHVLKQTVAACRPRLGPRDVFGRLGGEEFAVLLPDCPPDQALARAERLRAAIGALSPVEDGELNVTASLGVAVTASLGYDVSELLVRADHALYRAKSEGRNRVVAAWAGAVPVRTAVGEARQAQATL
- the tviB gene encoding Vi polysaccharide biosynthesis UDP-N-acetylglucosamine C-6 dehydrogenase TviB, with translation MGNLEDARIAVIGLGYVGLPLAVEFGKKYDTVGFDIRSARVEELRAGKDATLEVEPEELAAATRLRYSDRLEDLRDRNVYIVTVPTPIDAAKRPDLTPLVRASEMLAQVLKRGDIVVYESTVYPGCTEEVCVPLLEQGSGLTFNQDFFAGYSPERINPGDKQHRVTTILKVTSGSTPEAASYVDALYSSIITAGTHRASSIKVAEAAKVIENTQRDLNIALVNDLAMLFNKLGIDTLEVLQAAGTKWNFLPFRPGLVGGHCISVDPYYLTHKAQEVGHHPDVILAGRRTNDGMGPYVAGEVVRLMVRKGINPVRAKVLVLGLAFKENCPDLRNTRVIDIVQALRGYNAEVDVHDPWVDAAEAAHEYGLEPIGAPDAGSYDAVIVAVGHREFAALGAEGIRALGKPASVVYDVKYVLPREAVDGRL